The window GGATACGGCGCAATCTCGGCCGGGGCGGCCGTCAGAGCGCGGAACAGCGTGGACTTGCCGGCATTCGGCAGGCCGACGAGGCCGCAGGACAAGGCCATGACGGTCCCGGCCTACGGCACCGCGACGGCGACGGCGTTGCCGCCGGCCTGCTTGACCCGGTACATGTTGCGGTCGGCGGCGTCGATGAGGGTGACTGTCGTGTCCCCGTCTTCCGGAAAGCCGGCCACCCCGAGGCTCACCGTCACCGACGTGACCTCCCGGCCCAC of the bacterium genome contains:
- a CDS encoding GGDEF domain-containing protein → RYGGDEFMVLLPHTPRTAAADVAERIRRTVESTPLLVGREVTSVTVSLGVAGFPEDGDTTVTLIDAADRNMYRVKQAGGNAVAVAVP